Proteins from a single region of Mytilus trossulus isolate FHL-02 chromosome 2, PNRI_Mtr1.1.1.hap1, whole genome shotgun sequence:
- the LOC134704871 gene encoding prostacyclin receptor-like: MENSSIIPNNTTANIALIPKSSSSGSGTTDDTLYLSVFLIYVPGIVTNFISIILLLSDLRKTKMTTNVLLLALCTTDFVAVCLSCFWHLSKRMGLPMTYDLCAVKSFLHPIMPLLTGSISLLMAVDRFLAFCKPFFYRSNVSKKLWMICVLLVIVFLSVICALPHLGLGSLWTPQYRRGKLTYTCSVFTYQENLTKKIFHISYTSLGFMVVLGIISFNSLVAVAVLRLRHRTIEAQKGRSNQQVNRSTEIKFAVIVGLLACVFVVCWLPYNVWVLYKLLNIPMEYEIVSKIHLLGGFNYSTDPFVYIIIRKSNRNLLERIFCCIGIRKSKDRNPLDISSGGNIDLSTQTTRSSNSFAD; this comes from the exons ATGGAAAATTCGTCTATAATTCCTAACAATACTACTGCTAATATTGCCTTAATACCTAAGAGTAGTAGTAGTGGTTCCGGCACAACAGATGATACATTATATCTATCAGTGTTCCTGATTTACGTACCTGGAATTGTCACGAATTTCATTTCCATCATCCTACTTCTATCGGACTTGcgaaagacaaaaatgacaacaAACGTTTTGCTGCTTGCCCTATGTACCACAGATTTTGTAGCGGTGTGTCTATCATGCTTTTGGCACCTAAGCAAACGTATGGGATTGCCAATGACTTACGATTTATGTGCAGTAAAGTCGTTTCTACATCCTATAATGCCACTCTTGACCGGATCCATAAGTCTGTTGATGGCTGTAGACAGATTTTTAGCCTTTTGTAAGCCGTTCTTCTACCGTTCGAATGTATCAAAGAAGTTGTGGATGATTTGTGTACTGTTGGTGATCGTATTTCTATCCGTTATTTGTGCTCTACCACATCTTGGTTTGGGTTCACTATGGACTCCACAATACAGACGAGGCAAGCTTACGTACACCTGTAGCGTCTTTACTTACcaagaaaatttaacaaaaaagattTTCCACATCAGCTACACCAGTCTAGGTTTTATGGTAGTTTTAGGCATAATTTCATTTAACAGCTTAGTGGCAGTAGCCGTTCTCCGACTCAGGCATCGTACTATAGAGGCACAGAAAGGTCGTTCTAACCAACAAGTTAACAGATCAACGGAGATAAAGTTTGCAGTGATTGTTGGTTTACTAGCATGTGTGTTTGTAGTCTGTTGGTTGCCATATAAC GTATGGGTCCTATATAAGCTGTTGAACATACCAATGGAGTACGAGATAGTTTCAAAGATTCACTTGCTTGGTGGATTTAACTACTCGACAGATCCCtttgtttacattattataAGAAAGTCTAACAGGAATTTGCTCGAACGTATATTTTGTTGCATTGGTATTCGTAAAAGCAAGGACCGAAACCCTTTGGACATATCAAGTGGAGGAAATATAGATTTATCAACCCAAACCACTAGAAGTAGCAACAGTTTTGCTGATTAA